The Acidimicrobiales bacterium nucleotide sequence TGCACCCAGGAGCCGGCCGTCCACGACAGGGTGGCGGCGGTGACGGCGAGGCCGGCGACGGTCGTGCTCGTGCCCCTCGTCTCGGTGAGGGCCAGCGGCACGTAGGCGTCGGCGCCGAAGAACGCGAACGTCAGCAGGCCGCGCGCGAGGACGGCCGCGGGCAGGCCGGGCGCGGCGCGCACCGTGCCGGCGGGCACGAGGCGGACGAAGGCCGGCGCGCCGACCGCCGCCCCGCCGGCGACCAGCGCGGCCGCCTTCCACCACGGCGAGGCGGCCAGCCCGGCGGTGAGGAGGCCGACGCCGACCGCCACCTGGATGGCGCCGCCCACGGCCGCCCCGGCCGGCGCGGCCGGCGGCGGGTCGTCGGCCACCGAGCCGCGCAGGGCCCGCACCGTCACGGTGCCAGCCACGAGGACGAGCGGCGTCAGCCCGAGGAACACGGCCCGCCACGTGGTGGCCGAGGCGATGGCACCGGCCATCGCCGGGCCGACCAGGCCGGGGACGACCCACGCCGTGGAGGTGACGGCGAACATCCGGGGCCGGAGCTCCTCGGGGTAGGCCCGCCCGACGGTCACGTAGGCGACGGCGGGGACGGCGCCGGCCCCGAGGCCCTGCACGACGCGGGCGACGACCAGGGTCAGCATGGTCGGGGCCAGGCCGCCGAGCACGAGGCCGCCGGCGAACAGGGCGAGGCCGCCCACGTAGGCCGGCACCGGGCCCCGCCGGTCGACGACCCGCCCGCCGAGGACGGTGCCGACCAGGCCGCCGAGGAAGAACCCGCTGAACACCCAGCCGTAGAGCGCGAGGTCGCCGAGGTCCTCCTCGATGTCGGGGGCGATCGTGGAGACGGCGAGGGACTCGAAGGCGACGAGGGTGACGGTGGCGACGAGCCCGACGGTCAGCGCCCGCCGCTCGGGCGACCACACGCCCGCGGCCATCAGGCCCCCGCCCCGGCCGCGGTCGCCGTGCGCGCGGTCAGAGGGCCACGCCGCCGTCGACCACGAGCGCCTGGCCGGTCACGTAGCTGCTGGCGTCGCTGGCCAGGAAGGCGAGCGCACCGTCGAGCTCGTCGGGCCGGCCGAAGCGGCGCAGCGGCACCTCGGCCTCGAACGGGCGCCGCAGCTCCTCGTCCTCGACCAGCGCGGCGGTGATCTCGCTCGGGAACATGCCGGGGCAGAGCGCGTTCACCCGCACCCCGTACCTGGCCCACTGCACGGCGAGCTCCCGCGTGAGCCCGACCAGCCCGGCCTTCGCCGCCACGTAGCCGGCCTGGGGCAGCAGCGGCGACGACACCATGGCGGCGACCGACGCCACCATGACCACGCTCCCGCCCCGGCCCGCCGCCCGCAGGTGGCGCACGGCCGCCTGGGCGAGCTCGAACGGGGCGACGAGGTCGACGGTGAGCAGGTCGGCGAACTGGTCGACGGTCTCCCGCAGCGCCGGGGTCACGTTGGCGACGCCGGCGTTGGCCACGACGACGTCGACCCGCCCGTGGCGCTCGACGGCCGTGTCCACCAGCGCGGCCGACGCCCCGGCCACGCTGAGGTCGGCCGGGACGGCGTCGCCCCGGGCCAGGCCGGCGGCCAGCGCCTCGATGCGGTCCGCCCGCCGGGCGGAGACGACCACGGTGGCGCCGAGCGCGTCGAGCACGCCGGCGAAGCGGGCGCCGAGGCCCGAGCTGGCGCCGGTCACCACGGCGACGCGGCCCTCGAGGGAGAAGGCGGCGAGCGGGTCGAGCTGGTCCACGGGAGCCTCCTCGGCCTGGCGGGGCTACGGTCCGGCCATGGGCCGCACCGTCTACCGCGAGACGGCCGTCGTCGACCACGACCGGGGCGAGCTTCGCACGGACACGACGATCGTCGTGGACGGTGGGCGGATCGCGTGGATCGGGCCGACCGACGCCGAGCCGGACCCTGGGCCGGACGCCGAGGTCGTCGACTGCGCCGGGTCGACGGCCGTCGCCGGGATGGTCGACGCCCACAGCCACCTCACGATGCCGGGCGGCGCCCACTGGATCGACCGGGGCTTCGAGCCGGTCGAGGTGCTCGAGGCCGTGGCCGAGGACAACGCCCGCCTGCTCAGCCGCACCGGCGTGCGATGGGCGCGCGACGTGGGCGCCCCCGCCCGCCACGACCCGGCCCACGGCCGCGACCGGGCCCTCTCGCTCACCCTGCGGGACCGGTGGCGGCACCGCCACGACGTCCCCTACATCCGGGCCGCCGGGTGCTGGGTGAACCGGCGGGGCGCGCTGCCCGAGGGGCTGGGCCTCGACGTGGACGACGGCGACGGCCTGCTCGCGGCGGCCGTGCAGCAGCTCGACGACGGCGCCGACCTCGTGAAGCTGTACCTCGACGGGCCCGACCGGGACACGTCGCCGTTCACCGCCCACGAGGTGGCCCGGGTGGTGGCCGCCGCCCACGAGCGGGGGGCGCGGGTGACCGCCCACTCGGGGCTGCTGCCCGGCGCCCGCCAGGGCGTGGAGGG carries:
- a CDS encoding amidohydrolase family protein — protein: MGRTVYRETAVVDHDRGELRTDTTIVVDGGRIAWIGPTDAEPDPGPDAEVVDCAGSTAVAGMVDAHSHLTMPGGAHWIDRGFEPVEVLEAVAEDNARLLSRTGVRWARDVGAPARHDPAHGRDRALSLTLRDRWRHRHDVPYIRAAGCWVNRRGALPEGLGLDVDDGDGLLAAAVQQLDDGADLVKLYLDGPDRDTSPFTAHEVARVVAAAHERGARVTAHSGLLPGARQGVEGGVDSLEHGFQLDADVAALMAAKGVALVTTLAVLESWRTFGRTTTLPRFAGLEGRAAIAGRREWAHESARLAHRAGVLLAAGTDFGGGSLRAGQLAWEVETMVAAGIPPADALAAATRNGGILLGEPEAGVLHEGGPADFFLVHGDPTTEPSALWRVWRTAW
- a CDS encoding MFS transporter, translating into MAAGVWSPERRALTVGLVATVTLVAFESLAVSTIAPDIEEDLGDLALYGWVFSGFFLGGLVGTVLGGRVVDRRGPVPAYVGGLALFAGGLVLGGLAPTMLTLVVARVVQGLGAGAVPAVAYVTVGRAYPEELRPRMFAVTSTAWVVPGLVGPAMAGAIASATTWRAVFLGLTPLVLVAGTVTVRALRGSVADDPPPAAPAGAAVGGAIQVAVGVGLLTAGLAASPWWKAAALVAGGAAVGAPAFVRLVPAGTVRAAPGLPAAVLARGLLTFAFFGADAYVPLALTETRGTSTTVAGLAVTAATLSWTAGSWVQERRVLALGARRMVRTGFAVLLAGLGGAALFLWDGVPLPLAVVVWAAAGLGIGLAYAPISVTVLREAPPGRTGEATAAMQLSDVVGISLGTGAGGAAIAVGDAAGWVPAVGVGLAFGLAAAVGVVGLLVARRLPGPVPR
- a CDS encoding SDR family oxidoreductase: MDQLDPLAAFSLEGRVAVVTGASSGLGARFAGVLDALGATVVVSARRADRIEALAAGLARGDAVPADLSVAGASAALVDTAVERHGRVDVVVANAGVANVTPALRETVDQFADLLTVDLVAPFELAQAAVRHLRAAGRGGSVVMVASVAAMVSSPLLPQAGYVAAKAGLVGLTRELAVQWARYGVRVNALCPGMFPSEITAALVEDEELRRPFEAEVPLRRFGRPDELDGALAFLASDASSYVTGQALVVDGGVAL